The Amycolatopsis sp. 195334CR genome window below encodes:
- a CDS encoding MCE family protein — protein MRNFGAPLVKGLLFILVTTLATTLLALSIANTGVGEGDHYSARFTDVTALNAGDDIRISGVRVGQVEELKVVDQHIAQVKFSVDRGRKLPSDLRATIKYRNMVGQRYIALERGKLPGAEPMVPGDEIPLERTTPALDLTDLFNGFKPLFQALSPTDVNQLSGEIVQVLQGEGSTVESLLMHTGALTTTLAGRDQVIGQVITNLNSVLKTINSKGDRLSEVVGTLQQLVSGLAEDRTAIGEAVQGVADLSDATAGLFELARPPLKETIAELGSVSGNLAAQEDDLDQFFELLPKKLDAVGRLGTYGSWLNFYLCEATLTAPEPIGYQSGEARCQ, from the coding sequence ATGAGGAACTTCGGCGCGCCGCTGGTCAAGGGCCTGCTGTTCATCCTGGTGACCACGCTGGCCACCACCCTGCTCGCGCTGTCCATCGCCAACACCGGCGTCGGCGAGGGCGACCACTACAGCGCGCGGTTCACCGACGTGACCGCGCTCAACGCCGGTGACGACATCCGGATCTCCGGGGTGCGGGTCGGCCAGGTCGAGGAACTGAAGGTGGTCGACCAGCACATCGCGCAGGTGAAGTTCTCCGTGGACCGCGGCCGCAAGCTGCCCTCGGACCTGCGGGCCACCATCAAGTACCGCAACATGGTCGGCCAGCGGTACATCGCACTCGAACGCGGGAAGCTGCCCGGGGCCGAGCCGATGGTGCCCGGCGACGAGATCCCGCTGGAGCGCACCACGCCGGCCCTGGACCTGACCGACCTGTTCAACGGGTTCAAACCGCTGTTCCAGGCGCTGTCGCCGACCGACGTGAACCAGCTCTCCGGCGAGATCGTGCAGGTGCTGCAGGGCGAGGGCAGCACGGTGGAGAGCCTGCTCATGCACACCGGCGCGCTGACCACCACGCTGGCCGGCCGCGACCAGGTGATCGGGCAGGTGATCACGAACCTGAACTCGGTGCTCAAGACGATCAACAGCAAGGGCGACCGGCTCTCCGAGGTGGTCGGCACGCTGCAGCAGCTGGTCTCCGGGCTGGCCGAGGACCGGACCGCGATCGGGGAGGCGGTGCAGGGCGTGGCGGACCTGTCCGACGCCACCGCCGGGCTGTTCGAGCTGGCCAGGCCGCCGCTGAAGGAGACCATCGCCGAACTCGGCAGCGTCTCCGGCAACCTCGCCGCGCAGGAGGACGACCTGGACCAGTTCTTCGAGCTGCTGCCGAAGAAGCTGGACGCGGTCGGCCGCCTCGGCACCTACGGCTCGTGGCTCAACTTCTACCTGTGCGAGGCGACGCTGACCGCGCCCGAGCCGATCGGCTACCAGTCCGGCGAAGCGAGGTGCCAGTGA
- a CDS encoding MCE family protein has product MTSFRERNPFTLGIAGSLAIAAITAATFYYEELPIVGGGTTYQAEFGEAAGLQENDEVRVAGIKVGEVTEVGLAEDHVVVSFRVEDTWIGNQTSAGIRIKTLLGRKFLSLYPIGDGEQDPETPIGRDRTVTPYDVTDAFNGLANTVDAIDTNQLATSFRTLSETFKDSPSHVRTALDGLTSLSKTVSSRDEELAELLRNARSVANSLAESGEEFQTLIDDGNLLLAELDNRRESIHQLLVGAQELGKQLSGLVKDNQQQLSGVLEKLDQVTGVLQRHTENIDASLEIAGPYFRMVNNTMGNGRWVDNYVCELVPENREPCIPPLPVDGGGK; this is encoded by the coding sequence ATGACCTCCTTCCGCGAGCGCAACCCGTTCACCCTCGGCATCGCCGGTTCGCTGGCGATCGCCGCGATCACCGCGGCCACCTTCTACTACGAGGAGCTGCCGATCGTCGGCGGCGGCACCACCTACCAGGCCGAGTTCGGCGAGGCCGCCGGGCTGCAGGAGAACGACGAGGTGCGGGTGGCGGGCATCAAGGTCGGCGAGGTCACCGAGGTGGGCCTGGCCGAGGACCACGTGGTGGTCAGCTTCCGGGTGGAGGACACCTGGATCGGCAACCAGACCTCGGCCGGGATCAGGATCAAGACCCTGCTCGGCCGGAAGTTCCTCTCGCTCTACCCGATCGGCGACGGCGAGCAGGACCCGGAGACGCCGATCGGCCGCGACCGCACGGTCACGCCGTACGACGTGACCGACGCGTTCAACGGGCTGGCGAACACCGTCGACGCGATCGACACGAACCAGCTGGCGACCAGCTTCCGGACCCTGTCGGAGACCTTCAAGGACTCCCCCAGCCACGTCCGGACCGCGCTCGACGGGCTCACCTCGCTGTCGAAGACGGTGTCGTCGCGGGACGAGGAGCTGGCCGAACTGCTGCGCAACGCGCGGTCGGTGGCGAACTCGCTGGCCGAGTCCGGTGAGGAGTTCCAGACGCTGATCGACGACGGCAACCTGCTGCTCGCCGAGCTGGACAACCGCCGCGAGTCGATCCACCAGCTGCTGGTCGGCGCGCAGGAACTCGGGAAGCAGCTCTCGGGGCTGGTCAAGGACAACCAGCAGCAGCTGTCGGGCGTGCTGGAGAAGCTGGACCAGGTGACCGGGGTGCTGCAGCGGCACACCGAGAACATCGACGCCAGCCTGGAGATCGCCGGTCCCTACTTCCGGATGGTGAACAACACCATGGGCAACGGCCGCTGGGTGGACAACTACGTCTGCGAGCTGGTCCCGGAGAACCGCGAGCCGTGCATCCCGCCGCTCCCGGTGGACGGGGGCGGGAAATGA